A section of the Streptomyces sp. NBC_00178 genome encodes:
- a CDS encoding IclR family transcriptional regulator has translation MPPSHASTSDPKPAGPSGGVQSLERAFDLLERMADAGGEVGLSELSASSGLPLPTIHRLMRTLVVCGYVRQQPNRRYALGPRLIRLGESASRLLGTWARPYLQRLVEETGETANMALLDGDEIVYVAQVPSKHSMRMFTEVGRRVLPHSTGVGKALLAHTPADEVRALLARTGMPAATEKTITTPDGFLDALEQVRRAGYAVDDNEQEIGVRCLAVPVPDSPTSAAISISGPAGRVTETATERIVPILQQIAKELSEALASSGPTS, from the coding sequence GTGCCGCCGTCCCACGCCAGCACTTCCGACCCCAAGCCCGCCGGTCCCAGTGGCGGGGTCCAGTCCCTCGAGCGCGCCTTCGATCTCCTGGAGCGCATGGCGGACGCCGGGGGCGAGGTCGGACTCAGCGAGCTCTCCGCGAGCAGTGGCCTGCCTCTGCCCACCATCCACCGGCTCATGCGCACCCTCGTCGTGTGCGGATACGTACGCCAGCAGCCCAACCGGCGCTACGCCCTCGGCCCGCGCCTGATCCGGCTCGGCGAGTCCGCGTCACGCCTGCTGGGCACGTGGGCACGGCCCTACCTCCAGCGCCTGGTCGAGGAGACCGGCGAGACGGCGAACATGGCACTGCTCGACGGCGACGAGATCGTGTACGTCGCCCAGGTGCCGTCGAAGCACTCGATGCGGATGTTCACCGAGGTGGGCCGCCGGGTGCTCCCGCACTCCACCGGCGTCGGCAAGGCGCTCCTGGCGCACACCCCGGCCGACGAGGTGCGCGCCCTGCTGGCCCGCACGGGCATGCCGGCCGCCACCGAGAAGACGATCACCACGCCGGACGGCTTCCTCGACGCCCTGGAGCAGGTGCGCAGGGCGGGTTACGCCGTGGACGACAACGAGCAGGAGATCGGGGTCCGCTGCCTCGCGGTCCCGGTGCCCGACTCCCCCACCTCGGCGGCCATCTCGATCTCGGGGCCCGCGGGCCGGGTGACCGAGACGGCGACCGAGCGGATCGTGCCGATCCTGCAGCAGATCGCGAAGGAGCTGTCCGAGGCCCTGGCGAGCAGCGGACCCACTTCCTGA
- a CDS encoding DUF5955 family protein: MGQERLTGSGGDPRAVELRTAVSRLRRELAGHRAEFPDRGIAEDELAALDSMAAGGAPEVPRLRRSLLLVAGAIGSVSALAPGLRDVRNAVDLFGEPPRS, translated from the coding sequence GTGGGGCAGGAGCGGTTGACCGGTAGCGGTGGGGACCCGAGGGCCGTGGAGTTGCGTACCGCCGTCTCCAGGCTCCGCCGTGAGCTGGCCGGCCACCGGGCCGAGTTCCCGGACCGGGGCATCGCCGAGGACGAGCTGGCCGCGCTGGACTCGATGGCGGCCGGCGGCGCACCCGAGGTTCCCCGGTTACGCCGCTCCCTGCTGCTGGTCGCCGGGGCCATCGGCTCGGTCAGCGCACTGGCCCCGGGGCTGCGCGATGTACGGAACGCCGTCGATCTCTTCGGGGAACCCCCGAGGAGCTGA